From Piliocolobus tephrosceles isolate RC106 chromosome 16, ASM277652v3, whole genome shotgun sequence, the proteins below share one genomic window:
- the GCGR gene encoding glucagon receptor: protein MPHCQPRRPLLLLLLLLACQPQAPSAQVMDFLFEKWKLYGDQCHHNLSLLPPPTELVCNRTFDKYSCWPDTPANTTANISCPWYLPWYHKVQHGFVFKRCGPDGQWVHGPRGQPWRDASQCQMDGEEIEVQKEVAKMYSRFQVMYTVGYSLSLGALLLALAILGGLSKLHCTRNAIHANLFVSFVLRASSVLVVDGLLRTRYNRKIGDDLSVRTWLSDGELAGCRVAAVFMQYGVVANYCWLLVEGLYLHNLLGLAALPERSFFSLYLGIGWGAPMLFIIPWVVVRCLFENFQCWTSNRNMGFWWIPRFPVFLAILINFFIFIRIVHLLVAKLRARQMHHTDYKFRLAKSTLTLIPLLGVHEVIFAFVTDEHAQGTLRFAKLFFDLFLSSFQGLLVAVLYCFLNKEVQSELRRHWHRWRLGKVLQEERSTSNHKAPSAPGRGLPGKKLQSGRGGGSQDSSAEIPLAGGLSRLAENPSEPCWDPS, encoded by the exons ATGCCCCACTGTCAGCCACGTCGACCCCTGctactgttgctgctgctgctggcctgCCAG CCACAGGCCCCCTCCGCTCAGGTGATGGACTTCCTGTTTGAGAAGTGGAAGCTCTACGGTGACCAGTGTCACCACAACCTGAGCCTGCTGCCCCCTCCCACGG aGCTGGTCTGTAACAGAACCTTCGACAAGTATTCCTGCTGGCCAGACACCCCCGCCAATACCACGGCCAACATCTCCTGCCCCTGGTACCTGCCTTGGTACCACAAAG TGCAACACGGCTTCGTGTTCAAGAGATGTGGGCCCGATGGTCAGTGGGTGCACGGACCCCGGGGGCAGCCTTGGCGTGATGCCTCTCAGTGCCAGATGGACGGCGAGGAGATTGAGGTCCAG AAGGAGGTGGCTAAGATGTACAGCAGATTCCAGGTGATGTACACGGTGGGCTACAGCCTGTCCCTGGGGGCCCTGCTCCTCGCCTTGGCCATCCTGGGGGGCCTCAG CAAGCTGCACTGCACCCGCAACGCCATCCATGCGAACCTGTTTGTGTCCTTCGTGCTGAGGGCCAGCTCCGTGCTGGTCGTCGATGGGCTGCTCAGGACCCGCTACAACCGGAAGATTGGCGACGACCTCAGTGTCCGCACCTGGCTCAGTGATGGG GAGTTGGCCGGCTGCCGTGTGGCCGCGGTGTTCATGCAATATGGCGTCGTGGCCAACTACTGCTGGCTGCTGGTGGAAGGCCTGTACCTGCACAACCTGCTGGGCCTGGCCGCCCTCCCTGAAAGGAGCTTCTTCAGCCTCTACCTGGGCATTGGCTGGG GTGCCCCCATGCTGTTCATCATCCCCTGGGTGGTGGTCAGGTGTCTGTTCGAGAACTTCCA GTGCTGGACCAGCAATAGGAACATGGGCTTCTGGTGGATCCCACGGTTCCCTGTCTTCCTGGCCATCCTG ATCAACTTCTTCATCTTCATCCGCATTGTTCACCTGCTCGTGGCCAAGCTGCGGGCGCGGCAGATGCACCACACAGACTACAAGTTCCG GCTGGCCAAGTCCACACTGACCCTCATCCCCCTGCTGGGTGTCCACGAAGTGATCTTCGCCTTCGTGACGGACGAGCACGCCCAGGGCACCCTGCGCTTCGCCAAGCTCTTCTTCGACCTCTTCCTCAGCTCCTTCCAG GGCCTGCTGGTGGCTGTCCTCTACTGCTTCCTCAACAAGGAG gtgCAGTCGGAGCTTCGGCGGCATTGGCACCGCTGGCGCCTGGGCAAAGTGCTGCAGGAGGAGCGGAGCACCAGCAACCACAAGGCCCCATCTGCGCCTGGCCGAGGCCTTCCTGGCAAGAAGCTGCAGTCTGGGAGGGGTGGTGGCAGCCAGGACTCATCTGCAGAGATCCCCTTGGCTGGTGGCCTCTCTAGGTTGGCTGAGAACCCCTCTGAACCCTGCTGGGACCCCAGCTAG
- the MCRIP1 gene encoding mapk-regulated corepressor-interacting protein 1 isoform X2 — translation MTSSPVSRVVYNGKRTSSPRSPPSSSEIFTPAHEENVRFIYEAWQGVERDLRSQVPGGERGLVEEYVEKVPNPSLKTFKPIDLSDLKRRSTQDAKKS, via the exons ATGACCAG CTCCCCTGTGTCCAGAGTCGTGTACAACGGCAAGAGGACCAGCAGCCCCCGCTCCCCACCCAGCAGCAGCGAGATCTTCACCCCAGCCCACGAGGAGAACGTCCGCTTCATTTACGAAG CCTGGCAGGGCGTGGAGCGAGACCTGCGAAGCCAGGTGCCGGGCGGCGAGCGGGGCCTGGTGGAGGAGTATGTGGAGAAGGTCCCTAATCCCAGCCTGAAGA CCTTCAAGCCCATCGACCTGAGTGACCTGAAGCGCCGGAGCACGCAGGATGCCAAGAAGTCCTAG
- the MCRIP1 gene encoding mapk-regulated corepressor-interacting protein 1 isoform X1 gives MLPHQRLRGSGGGALGSDAPAMTSSPVSRVVYNGKRTSSPRSPPSSSEIFTPAHEENVRFIYEAWQGVERDLRSQVPGGERGLVEEYVEKVPNPSLKTFKPIDLSDLKRRSTQDAKKS, from the exons atgctgCCACACCAG AGGCTGAGGGGATCTGGCGGTGGAGCGCTAGGATCAGACGCCCCCGCAATGACCAG CTCCCCTGTGTCCAGAGTCGTGTACAACGGCAAGAGGACCAGCAGCCCCCGCTCCCCACCCAGCAGCAGCGAGATCTTCACCCCAGCCCACGAGGAGAACGTCCGCTTCATTTACGAAG CCTGGCAGGGCGTGGAGCGAGACCTGCGAAGCCAGGTGCCGGGCGGCGAGCGGGGCCTGGTGGAGGAGTATGTGGAGAAGGTCCCTAATCCCAGCCTGAAGA CCTTCAAGCCCATCGACCTGAGTGACCTGAAGCGCCGGAGCACGCAGGATGCCAAGAAGTCCTAG